One window from the genome of Pyxicephalus adspersus chromosome 6, UCB_Pads_2.0, whole genome shotgun sequence encodes:
- the ZCCHC9 gene encoding zinc finger CCHC domain-containing protein 9 yields the protein MTRWARPGYGNTQSRNRKVCEATSWENLQKAASNKSGQPPRKKKKEGKYVNQDVNGFNAMQKDERRESRRIKRQNNKKSKMVCFHCRKPGHGMADCSAALRCQEMGTGICFRCGSTEHEINKCRAKVDPALGEFPYAKCFICGEMGHLSRSCPDNPKGLYAEGGSCRICGSVEHFQRDCPEHQASAQMTVGRWTSGMSADHEDVPVKPKAQKVPTKTPKVVKF from the exons ATGACTCGCTGGGCTCGTCCTGGATATGGGAATACTCAGAGCCGGAACCGTAAGGTCTGTGAGGCCACTTCATGGGAAAATTTACAGAAAGCCGCATCTAATAAGTCCGGCCAGCCTcccaggaagaaaaagaaagagggaaagTACGTGAACCAGGATGTCAATGGCTTCAATGCTATGCAGAAGGACGAGCGGCGTGAGAGCCGGAGGATAAAGAGACAGAACAACAAGAAGAGTAAAATG GTCTGCTTCCACTGCCGCAAGCCTGGCCATGGCATGGCTGACTGCTCTGCGGCTCTGAGATGCCAGGAGATGGGTACAGGAATCTGCTTTCGCTGTGGATCAACAGAACATGAAATTAACAAATGCAGAGCAAAAGTGGATCCAGCTCTTG GAGAGTTTCCATATGCAAAATGCTTTATATGTGGAGAGATGGGGCATTTATCACGGTCCTGTCCAGACAATCCTAAGGGATTGTATGCTGAAG gAGGAAGCTGTAGGATATGTGGCTCTGTCGAACATTTCCAAAGAGATTGCCCAGAACATCAGGCATCAG CTCAGATGACGGTTGGGAGATGGACCAGCGGGATGAGTGCAGATCATGAAGATGTTCCTGTCAAACCTAAAGCCCAAAAAGTACCAACAAAAACTCCCAAAGTTGTCAAGTTCTGA
- the LOC140332764 gene encoding avidin-like, with protein MKILAVVILALMSTTLCTSGKVTPCSLAGKWKNDLGSDMTIDKVFKNGTFEGTYLTAVNSKNETIVESPLVGTQQLTDLPVFGFTVQWQFSNSITVFTGQCFHNVSGKPFLHTAWLLRSETSNFENNWSQTRYRVIVA; from the exons ATGAAGATCCTGGCAGTAGTCATTCTGGCTCTCATGAGCACGACCCTTTGTACCAGTGGAAAG GTTACCCCTTGCAGCCTGGCTGGTAAGTGGAAGAATGATCTTGGCTCTGACATGACCATTGATAAAGTCTTCAAAAATGGAACATTTGAAGGCACATATCTGACAGCTgtgaattccaaaaatgaaacaattgtgGAATCACCTCTGGTTGGAACTCAACAACTAACTGATCTACCTGTATTTGGATTTACAGTGCAGTGGCAATTTTCTa ATTCTATCACAGTTTTCACAGGTCAATGTTTTCACAATGTTTCTGGAAAGCCATTTCTTCATACTGCCTGGTTGCTGAGATCAGAGACTTCAAACTTTGAGAATAACTGGTCCCAAACAAGGTATAGAGTCATAGTGGCATGA